In the Candidatus Methylomirabilota bacterium genome, one interval contains:
- a CDS encoding heterodisulfide reductase-related iron-sulfur binding cluster, producing MKAYGLLLADDPAWRERAQRFSEHVRDLAEFLAAEPLRGPLGRVEKTVTYHDPCHIVHGQKISREPRALLAQIPGLTVVPLAEADWCCGSAGTYNLTQPEMAQRLQARKVANVRATGAQAVITANPGCIIQIAQGLAAEGTPIQVLHLAEILDEAYQAAPHPSPLPKGERDTESTASVQQKSSSPSEKG from the coding sequence ATGAAGGCCTACGGGCTGCTCCTGGCCGACGATCCCGCCTGGCGAGAGCGGGCGCAGCGCTTCTCGGAGCACGTGCGCGACCTGGCGGAGTTTCTGGCCGCCGAGCCCTTGCGCGGACCTCTTGGCCGCGTCGAGAAGACCGTGACCTATCACGATCCGTGTCATATCGTTCACGGCCAGAAGATCAGCCGGGAGCCACGAGCCCTGCTCGCTCAGATTCCCGGACTCACCGTCGTGCCCCTGGCCGAGGCTGATTGGTGCTGCGGCTCGGCCGGGACGTACAACCTGACCCAGCCGGAGATGGCGCAGCGCCTGCAGGCGCGCAAGGTGGCCAATGTCCGCGCCACGGGCGCGCAGGCCGTCATCACCGCCAACCCTGGCTGCATCATCCAGATCGCCCAGGGCCTGGCCGCCGAGGGCACGCCCATCCAGGTTCTCCACCTGGCCGAGATTCTCGACGAGGCCTACCAGGCCGCCCCTCACCCTAGCCCTCTCCCCAAAGGGGAGAGGGACACAGAAAGCACGGCCTCCGTTCAACAGAAATCCTCTTCTCCATCGGAGAAGGGGTAG
- a CDS encoding Rieske (2Fe-2S) protein — protein sequence MSRTRVLDLAALPPGGVELLVFRGIDVALFRRGDEIFAIGNECAHKGGNLCDGRVEGDIVTCPLHGWEFDLRSGVCMTIPGEAVPRFAVTVDDGGIYLEDSA from the coding sequence ATGTCGCGCACTCGAGTTTTGGATCTGGCCGCCCTCCCCCCGGGCGGCGTCGAGCTCCTCGTCTTCCGCGGGATAGACGTGGCGCTCTTCAGGCGCGGAGACGAGATCTTCGCCATCGGCAATGAGTGCGCCCACAAGGGTGGCAATCTCTGCGATGGCCGCGTGGAGGGCGATATCGTCACGTGTCCGTTACACGGCTGGGAGTTCGACCTGCGCTCCGGCGTCTGCATGACCATTCCCGGCGAGGCGGTGCCGCGCTTCGCCGTCACCGTGGACGATGGCGGCATCTACCTCGAGGACTCCGCGTGA
- a CDS encoding molybdenum cofactor biosynthesis protein B, giving the protein MKDATPQEHKAHAPVSVGCFVLTISDSKTPDTDTSGTLIRELLTAAGHRVAGHAIVRDEPAQVTAVIRSGCAAPSVEVFILTGGTGITKRDSTFEAVEAMLDKRLSGFGELFRMLSYKEIGPAAMLSRAQGGVVQGRVLFSLPGSPNACRLALESLIIPELGHLIREVNR; this is encoded by the coding sequence GTGAAGGACGCCACGCCCCAGGAGCACAAGGCCCACGCCCCCGTGTCCGTCGGCTGCTTCGTGCTGACCATCTCGGACTCGAAGACCCCCGACACCGATACGAGCGGGACGCTGATCCGCGAGCTCCTCACCGCGGCCGGCCATCGCGTAGCCGGGCACGCCATCGTGCGCGACGAGCCCGCGCAGGTGACGGCGGTGATCCGTTCCGGGTGCGCCGCGCCCTCCGTCGAGGTCTTCATCCTCACGGGAGGCACCGGCATCACCAAGCGCGACTCGACCTTCGAGGCCGTGGAAGCCATGCTGGACAAGCGCCTGAGCGGGTTCGGCGAGCTCTTCCGGATGCTCTCCTACAAGGAGATCGGCCCTGCGGCCATGCTGTCCCGTGCCCAGGGTGGAGTCGTCCAGGGGCGCGTGCTGTTCTCCCTGCCGGGCTCGCCGAATGCCTGCCGGCTTGCCCTCGAATCGCTCATCATTCCCGAGCTGGGCCACCTCATCCGAGAGGTCAATCGATAG
- a CDS encoding trypsin-like peptidase domain-containing protein: MPSYTVRTLLILLLCLLVAVPAAAQSKAPSGPMWSESPKAQIPADIARLNNHMNGVIEQLKPALVQVRVRRAVETPTEGETPSTPEERRITGSGFIIRPDGYIVTNAHVVSDAEKIQVKLSDGRRLDAKLIGQDDRVDLALVKIEATGLPVAMLGDSNRLRVGEFVLAIGNPFGLEQTVSFGIVSRKGAPLQAAAPGFDFIQTDAAVNPGNSGGPLVNMAGEVVGVNSMAARNGTIGFAIPINLVKGLLPQLASSGKVQWGWLGVAIAEIGDEDLPKYGLKEPRGVLIRSVVAGQPADQGGVKPEDVVLAVDGASIEGPRDLQRIIASTPVGRAVKLFVMRGGKETELSVTVGAYKAELAQPSRPPRPAPAPKAPAPRIPAPETAPPPK; encoded by the coding sequence ATGCCCAGCTACACCGTTCGGACTCTCCTGATCCTCTTGCTCTGTCTCCTGGTCGCCGTCCCCGCGGCGGCTCAGTCAAAAGCTCCTTCGGGCCCCATGTGGTCGGAGAGCCCGAAAGCCCAGATTCCCGCCGACATCGCTCGGCTCAACAACCACATGAATGGCGTGATCGAGCAGCTCAAGCCCGCCCTCGTCCAGGTCCGGGTTCGTCGCGCCGTCGAGACGCCCACCGAGGGCGAGACGCCGTCCACGCCCGAAGAGCGTCGCATCACCGGCTCGGGCTTCATCATCCGGCCGGACGGCTACATCGTCACCAATGCCCACGTGGTGAGCGATGCGGAGAAGATCCAGGTCAAGCTGTCGGACGGCCGGCGTCTCGACGCCAAGCTGATCGGGCAGGACGACCGCGTCGACCTGGCCCTCGTCAAGATCGAGGCCACCGGGCTGCCCGTGGCCATGCTGGGCGACTCCAATCGCCTCCGGGTCGGCGAGTTCGTCCTGGCCATCGGCAATCCCTTTGGCCTCGAGCAGACGGTGTCGTTCGGCATCGTGAGCCGGAAGGGCGCCCCGCTTCAGGCCGCCGCCCCGGGCTTCGATTTCATCCAGACGGACGCCGCGGTCAATCCCGGCAATTCCGGCGGCCCGCTCGTCAACATGGCGGGCGAGGTCGTGGGCGTCAATAGCATGGCCGCCCGCAACGGCACCATCGGGTTCGCCATTCCCATCAATCTCGTCAAGGGGCTGCTCCCACAGCTGGCCTCGTCCGGGAAAGTCCAGTGGGGCTGGCTCGGAGTGGCCATCGCCGAGATCGGTGACGAGGACTTGCCGAAGTACGGGCTCAAGGAGCCCCGCGGCGTCCTGATCCGCAGCGTGGTGGCCGGCCAACCCGCCGACCAGGGCGGCGTCAAGCCCGAGGATGTCGTGCTCGCCGTCGATGGCGCGTCCATCGAGGGGCCGCGCGATCTCCAGCGCATCATCGCGAGCACGCCGGTGGGGCGCGCGGTCAAGCTCTTCGTCATGCGCGGCGGCAAGGAGACCGAGCTCTCCGTGACCGTCGGCGCCTACAAGGCGGAGCTGGCTCAGCCGTCGCGGCCACCCCGCCCAGCGCCCGCGCCCAAAGCGCCGGCGCCCAGGATCCCGGCACCCGAGACCGCTCCCCCTCCCAAGTAA